In Sorghum bicolor cultivar BTx623 chromosome 8, Sorghum_bicolor_NCBIv3, whole genome shotgun sequence, one genomic interval encodes:
- the LOC110437599 gene encoding uncharacterized protein LOC110437599 — protein sequence MDVDVSKARSILPEERALEGGTRRQSPFREPNRMKVTIKMIRDACGESRDQGRLVINESQVFTVELCGMLTRIEQHERWMDYEIYDGTGSIRSRIWEVTNYNSVTEHMLSVIHEHLELGHRLSSNRIVDRMGTKAQLDIDKEGVLMLLSSDEEREKEDGLTEDYIRAKMGLDRDNMRKVLDGLINEGLVYNTVDEYHYKMAG from the exons ATGGACGTCGACGTATCCAAGGCGCGCTCAATACTTCCAGAAGAAAGAGCACTTGAGGGCGGGACAAGGAGACAGAGTCCGTTTCGTGAACCAAATAGGATGAAGGTCACGATAAAGATGATCAGGGACGCGTGTGGAGAGTCGAGAGACCAAGGGCGGCTAGTAATCAACGAGAGCCAGGTGTTCACG GTCGAGCTATGCGGGATGCTGACAAGAATCGAACAACATGAACGGTGGATGGACTATGAGATATACGATGGCACCGGCAGCATAAGATCGCGTATTTG GGAGGTGACCAACTACAACTCCGTGACTGAACACATGTTGAGCGTCATACATGAGCATCTGGAGCTTGGACACCGACTCAGTTCAAACAGAATTGTAGACAGAATGGGGACAAAGGCGCAATTAGACATCGACAAGGAAGGTGTTCTCATGCTACTTTCAAGTGATGAGGAAAG GGAAAAGGAGGATGGGTTGACGGAGGATTACATCAGGGCGAAAATGGGCCTAGATAGAGACAACATGAG GAAGGTCCTGGATGGATTGATCAACGAAGGGCTAGTTTACAACACGGTGGACGAGTATCACTACAAGATGGCAGGGTAG
- the LOC8064588 gene encoding uncharacterized protein LOC8064588 isoform X1: MNPSLSAPRHASSNPPNFRCVHDSIGRSICSDSNSAGCMYAEYPRTVISDQSSMAVSQLTDTGSVASRCSVRLIHEVVSTFGSQKKELVRAVGFQGLLYFPSLKQINLRFSAWLMSRVDESSQTILIGDGTCIHFDKDDIAKVFGIPVGGMSIVRTGSKRSVSDGTSPESSGHINLSQLRSIKAAQAILLRECDGLMSLSEQAEFKAAFVVFVMASLFAPRGKHDRVSEDYMHAIVNPGNIKSYDWADFVLRRLLSAVSKLKADLSSNVKTPYIYGCSLFLQVLYLDSVDLGSLSMAHTTLPRVRCFSYDRLRAMIAADSSFVGSFVNSHGTSIAAKLRSPDLVCYHWATCIHGNGRSCNQDTMIELWELSSLMTRVMKIPNEAAGPIFVAVSDFERQISSTHFQQELSSASGSLALKMLSLIFHIIEPYANGFRYQPSTSAACPHVGLCRSWHSESVRSQEAPLLNQVKLKRKFASCFPDDILTSGGYRSPITRGHDTNQFALTKQPVYNDIDESLTACKAMARFLLRTRSFKEVRCSDLNVPHMEDQYVSHVSPHSPRVACSVSRSPWDLGCSYLFDRSFALELSKKIAMLEDSDQPWIVHYCPKYIEVRTSAVKAQFLGKAEFEMELVDAVLRRFKQFDDCLYVNEGSLRWRHYVECDFMVSLLAGSFDVSDTAVSSLFCGPHITYDVTSCKILFFPALLQHRWVCFAWRISDNTIVVYDPYYSSSCRMFTTAYYQRVANILKSAMSMVSRHILNGWRHPWDDARLEIFYHGQSQITSCNRSGVLCLHFCRSFDGTLLRGSVDLSQVQDLSALLLADVSSLVDNLGSAPSTFSQMLAVPPLVPLPLSNFVDA, encoded by the exons ATGAATCCATCTCTTAGTGCCCCGCGGCACGCATCTTCGAATCCGCCCAACTTCAGATGTGTGCACGATTCTATCGGAAGAAGCATTTGTTCGGATTCAAACTCCGCG GGTTGTATGTACGCTGAGTACCCTCGTACCGTAATTTCCGATCAGTCTAGTATGGCTGTATCTCAACTCACAGACACGGGCTCGGTTGCTTCACGATGTTCTGTCAGGCTCATACATGAGGTTGTGTCCACATTCGGATCTCAGAAAAAAGAGCTGGTTCGGGCCGTTGGTTTCCAGGGTCTGCTGTATTTTCCGTCACTCAAGCAGATCAATCTACGGTTTTCGGCGTGGCTGATGTCCCGTGTTGACGAATCATCTCAGACCATTCTCATTGGTGATGGAACATGCATACATTTTGACAAGGACGATATTGCAAAGGTTTTTGGAATTCCAGTAGGTGGCATGAGTATAGTTAGGACAGGTTCTAAGAGATCTGTCAGCGATGGAACTTCGCCCGAATCCTCAGGCCATATCAATCTAAGTCAACTTCGCAGTATAAAGGCCGCCCAAGCTATTCTTCTCCGCGAATGTGATGGGTTGATGAGCTTATCTGAGCAGGCTGAGTTCAAGGCTGCCTTTGTCGTGTTTGTCATGGCTTCATTGTTTGCTCCTCGTGGCAAGCATGACCGTGTCTCTGAAGACTACATGCATGCTATTGTTAACCCTGGTAATATCAAATCTTATGATTGGGCCGATTTTGTGCTGCGACGACTCCTATCTGCTGTATCGAAGCTGAAGGCAGATTTATCTAGCAATGTCAAAACTCCTTATATTTACGGATGCTCTTTGTTCTTGCAG GTACTATACCTTGACAGTGTTGATTTAGGATCCTTATCGATGGCTCACACCACATTACCCCGGGTCCGTTGCTTTTCGTATGATCGCTTAAGGGCTATGATAGCTGCAGATAGTAGCTTTGTTGGGTCCTTTGTGAACTCCCACGGCACTTCTATTGCTGCCAAG CTTAGATCTCCCGATCTTGTCTGTTATCACTGGGCCACTTGTATTCATGGTAATGGCCGAAGCTGTAACCAAGACACCATGATTGAACTCTGGGAACTTTCAAGCTTGATGACTCGCGTCATGAAGATCCCAAATGAG GCTGCTGGACCTATTTTTGTTGCTGTCTCTGATTTTGAAAGGCAGATAAGTTCTACACATTTTCAACAGGAGCTCAGTTCGGCCAGTGGGAGCTTGGCTCTGAAAATGTTATCCCTTATATTTCATATTATTGAGCCTTACGCCAATGGTTTCAGATATCAGCCATCTACCAGCGCGGCTTGCCCTCATGTTG GTTTGTGCCGCTCGTGGCATTCGGAATCTGTTCGTTCTCAAGAGGCACCTTTGTTGAACCAAGTGAAGTTGAAGAGGAAGTTTGCAAGCTGTTTTCCTGACGATATTTTGACCTCCGGTGGCTACCGATCCCCGATCACGCGTGGGCATGACACGAACCAGTTTGCTCTTACCAAGCAACCTGTATACAATGACATTGACGAAAGTTTAACTGCATGCAAAGCTATGGCTCGTTTTTTACTTCGCACGAGATCATTTAAAGAAGTTAGGTGCAGTGACCTCAATGTCCCTCACATGGAAGATCAGTATGTCTCACACGTCTCTCCTCATTCTCCACGCGTAGCCTGCTCTGTGTCAAGGTCTCCTTGGGATCTTGGTTGCTCCTATCTATTTGACCGTTCGTTTGCACTTGAACTCTCCAAGAAGATTGCCATGCTTGAAGACAGCGATCA GCCCTGGATTGTTCACTATTGTCCTAAGTATATTGAGGTACGGACCTCTGCTGTTAAGGCGCAGTTCCTTGGCAAAGCTGAGTTCGAAATGGAGCTCGTTGACGCCGTTCTCCGTCGTTTCAAGCAGTTTGATGACTGCCTATATGTTAATGAAGGTTCCCTACGTTGGAGGCACTATGTTGAGTGTGATTTCATG GTTTCTTTGCTTGCTGGTTCGTTTGATGTATCGGATACTGCAGTCTCGTCCTTGTTCTGTGGTCCACATATTACTTATGATGTCACTTCATGCAAGATT CTCTTTTTCCCTGCTCTGCTACAGCATCGGTGGGTATGCTTTGCTTGGCGCATATCAGATAACACCATCGTCGTATATGACCCATACTACTCCTCTTCATGTCGAATGTTCACCACTGCTTATTATCAGCGTGTTGCAAACATTCTCAAATCTGCTATGTCAATGGTTTCGCGGCACATACTAAATGGCTGGCGCCACCCATGGGACGATGCTCGTCTAGAAATTTTCTATCATGGGCAAAGCCAGATCACAAG TTGTAATCGTTCCGGTGTTCTATGCCTACATTTCTGTCGGAGTTTTGACGGCACACTGCTTCGTGGTAGCGTTGATTTG TCCCAGGTTCAGGATTTATCTGCACTATTACTGGCTGATGTATCTTCACTGGTTGACAATCTTGGGTCTGCTCCTTCGACATTTAGTCAGATGCTTGCTGTCCCTCCACTTGTGCCGCTGCCTCTCTCCAACTTCGTGGACGCATAG
- the LOC8064588 gene encoding uncharacterized protein LOC8064588 isoform X2, with product MNPSLSAPRHASSNPPNFRCVHDSIGRSICSDSNSAGCMYAEYPRTVISDQSSMAVSQLTDTGSVASRCSVRLIHEVVSTFGSQKKELVRAVGFQGLLYFPSLKQINLRFSAWLMSRVDESSQTILIGDGTCIHFDKDDIAKVFGIPVGGMSIVRTGSKRSVSDGTSPESSGHINLSQLRSIKAAQAILLRECDGLMSLSEQAEFKAAFVVFVMASLFAPRGKHDRVSEDYMHAIVNPGNIKSYDWADFVLRRLLSAVSKLKADLSSNVKTPYIYGCSLFLQVLYLDSVDLGSLSMAHTTLPRVRCFSYDRLRAMIAADSSFVGSFVNSHGTSIAAKLRSPDLVCYHWATCIHGNGRSCNQDTMIELWELSSLMTRVMKIPNEAAGPIFVAVSDFERQISSTHFQQELSSASGSLALKMLSLIFHIIEPYANGFRYQPSTSAACPHVGLCRSWHSESVRSQEAPLLNQVKLKRKFASCFPDDILTSGGYRSPITRGHDTNQFALTKQPVYNDIDESLTACKAMARFLLRTRSFKEVRCSDLNVPHMEDQYVSHVSPHSPRVACSVSRSPWDLGCSYLFDRSFALELSKKIAMLEDSDQPWIVHYCPKYIEVRTSAVKAQFLGKAEFEMELVDAVLRRFKQFDDCLYVNEGSLRWRHYVECDFMVSLLAGSFDVSDTAVSSLFCGPHITYDVTSCKILFFPALLQHRWVCFAWRISDNTIVVYDPYYSSSCRMFTTAYYQRVANILKSAMSMVSRHILNGWRHPWDDARLEIFYHGQSQITSCNRSGVLCLHFCRSFDGTLLRGSVDLVQDLSALLLADVSSLVDNLGSAPSTFSQMLAVPPLVPLPLSNFVDA from the exons ATGAATCCATCTCTTAGTGCCCCGCGGCACGCATCTTCGAATCCGCCCAACTTCAGATGTGTGCACGATTCTATCGGAAGAAGCATTTGTTCGGATTCAAACTCCGCG GGTTGTATGTACGCTGAGTACCCTCGTACCGTAATTTCCGATCAGTCTAGTATGGCTGTATCTCAACTCACAGACACGGGCTCGGTTGCTTCACGATGTTCTGTCAGGCTCATACATGAGGTTGTGTCCACATTCGGATCTCAGAAAAAAGAGCTGGTTCGGGCCGTTGGTTTCCAGGGTCTGCTGTATTTTCCGTCACTCAAGCAGATCAATCTACGGTTTTCGGCGTGGCTGATGTCCCGTGTTGACGAATCATCTCAGACCATTCTCATTGGTGATGGAACATGCATACATTTTGACAAGGACGATATTGCAAAGGTTTTTGGAATTCCAGTAGGTGGCATGAGTATAGTTAGGACAGGTTCTAAGAGATCTGTCAGCGATGGAACTTCGCCCGAATCCTCAGGCCATATCAATCTAAGTCAACTTCGCAGTATAAAGGCCGCCCAAGCTATTCTTCTCCGCGAATGTGATGGGTTGATGAGCTTATCTGAGCAGGCTGAGTTCAAGGCTGCCTTTGTCGTGTTTGTCATGGCTTCATTGTTTGCTCCTCGTGGCAAGCATGACCGTGTCTCTGAAGACTACATGCATGCTATTGTTAACCCTGGTAATATCAAATCTTATGATTGGGCCGATTTTGTGCTGCGACGACTCCTATCTGCTGTATCGAAGCTGAAGGCAGATTTATCTAGCAATGTCAAAACTCCTTATATTTACGGATGCTCTTTGTTCTTGCAG GTACTATACCTTGACAGTGTTGATTTAGGATCCTTATCGATGGCTCACACCACATTACCCCGGGTCCGTTGCTTTTCGTATGATCGCTTAAGGGCTATGATAGCTGCAGATAGTAGCTTTGTTGGGTCCTTTGTGAACTCCCACGGCACTTCTATTGCTGCCAAG CTTAGATCTCCCGATCTTGTCTGTTATCACTGGGCCACTTGTATTCATGGTAATGGCCGAAGCTGTAACCAAGACACCATGATTGAACTCTGGGAACTTTCAAGCTTGATGACTCGCGTCATGAAGATCCCAAATGAG GCTGCTGGACCTATTTTTGTTGCTGTCTCTGATTTTGAAAGGCAGATAAGTTCTACACATTTTCAACAGGAGCTCAGTTCGGCCAGTGGGAGCTTGGCTCTGAAAATGTTATCCCTTATATTTCATATTATTGAGCCTTACGCCAATGGTTTCAGATATCAGCCATCTACCAGCGCGGCTTGCCCTCATGTTG GTTTGTGCCGCTCGTGGCATTCGGAATCTGTTCGTTCTCAAGAGGCACCTTTGTTGAACCAAGTGAAGTTGAAGAGGAAGTTTGCAAGCTGTTTTCCTGACGATATTTTGACCTCCGGTGGCTACCGATCCCCGATCACGCGTGGGCATGACACGAACCAGTTTGCTCTTACCAAGCAACCTGTATACAATGACATTGACGAAAGTTTAACTGCATGCAAAGCTATGGCTCGTTTTTTACTTCGCACGAGATCATTTAAAGAAGTTAGGTGCAGTGACCTCAATGTCCCTCACATGGAAGATCAGTATGTCTCACACGTCTCTCCTCATTCTCCACGCGTAGCCTGCTCTGTGTCAAGGTCTCCTTGGGATCTTGGTTGCTCCTATCTATTTGACCGTTCGTTTGCACTTGAACTCTCCAAGAAGATTGCCATGCTTGAAGACAGCGATCA GCCCTGGATTGTTCACTATTGTCCTAAGTATATTGAGGTACGGACCTCTGCTGTTAAGGCGCAGTTCCTTGGCAAAGCTGAGTTCGAAATGGAGCTCGTTGACGCCGTTCTCCGTCGTTTCAAGCAGTTTGATGACTGCCTATATGTTAATGAAGGTTCCCTACGTTGGAGGCACTATGTTGAGTGTGATTTCATG GTTTCTTTGCTTGCTGGTTCGTTTGATGTATCGGATACTGCAGTCTCGTCCTTGTTCTGTGGTCCACATATTACTTATGATGTCACTTCATGCAAGATT CTCTTTTTCCCTGCTCTGCTACAGCATCGGTGGGTATGCTTTGCTTGGCGCATATCAGATAACACCATCGTCGTATATGACCCATACTACTCCTCTTCATGTCGAATGTTCACCACTGCTTATTATCAGCGTGTTGCAAACATTCTCAAATCTGCTATGTCAATGGTTTCGCGGCACATACTAAATGGCTGGCGCCACCCATGGGACGATGCTCGTCTAGAAATTTTCTATCATGGGCAAAGCCAGATCACAAG TTGTAATCGTTCCGGTGTTCTATGCCTACATTTCTGTCGGAGTTTTGACGGCACACTGCTTCGTGGTAGCGTTGATTTG GTTCAGGATTTATCTGCACTATTACTGGCTGATGTATCTTCACTGGTTGACAATCTTGGGTCTGCTCCTTCGACATTTAGTCAGATGCTTGCTGTCCCTCCACTTGTGCCGCTGCCTCTCTCCAACTTCGTGGACGCATAG